In Microcoleus sp. FACHB-831, one genomic interval encodes:
- a CDS encoding DUF1257 domain-containing protein produces MSHLTKIKVQIKNGEILHQALQELGYKIEYNALVADPFGNTKEAEYVIRRPHGYDWGFRRDGETYEILMRGGGLMPQNVMNEINHKYAHKTLMATAKEQGFTVEEEEIMVDGTLRVVVGRWV; encoded by the coding sequence ATGTCCCATTTAACCAAGATTAAAGTCCAAATCAAAAACGGCGAGATTCTGCATCAGGCGTTGCAGGAGCTAGGGTATAAAATTGAGTACAATGCCCTGGTTGCAGATCCATTCGGCAATACCAAAGAAGCTGAGTATGTAATCCGGCGTCCGCACGGGTATGACTGGGGCTTTCGCCGCGACGGGGAAACCTATGAGATTTTGATGCGCGGTGGTGGGTTGATGCCACAGAATGTTATGAATGAGATTAACCACAAGTATGCTCACAAAACTCTGATGGCGACAGCAAAAGAGCAGGGCTTCACGGTTGAGGAGGAAGAAATAATGGTAGATGGAACCCTGCGAGTGGTAGTGGGACGGTGGGTATAA
- a CDS encoding DUF1257 domain-containing protein translates to MSHFTSIKTQIKNQEALVKALEDVGFKNVEVHNDAQHLYGFVGDVREQTAEVIIRRQHLGSASNDIGFKRQEDGQFEAIISEYDRAYQYSQQWLNQLTQRYGYHTLMETAPAQGFTVEEEEVLADGTIRVVVGRWA, encoded by the coding sequence ATGTCACACTTTACTTCCATCAAGACGCAAATTAAAAATCAAGAGGCCCTCGTGAAAGCACTGGAAGATGTGGGCTTCAAGAATGTTGAAGTTCATAATGACGCTCAACACCTTTATGGCTTTGTAGGGGATGTACGGGAGCAGACAGCAGAGGTAATTATCCGTCGTCAACATCTAGGTTCAGCAAGCAACGATATTGGTTTCAAGCGACAAGAAGATGGGCAGTTTGAAGCCATTATTTCTGAGTACGACCGCGCCTACCAGTATTCGCAGCAATGGCTAAACCAACTCACTCAACGCTATGGCTATCACACCTTAATGGAGACAGCACCAGCGCAAGGATTTACAGTTGAGGAGGAAGAAGTTTTAGCCGATGGAACTATTCGGGTAGTAGTAGGACGCTGGGCTTAA
- a CDS encoding AAA family ATPase, which yields MDINATAPGVLAKIRDRIPMSNTPKQPGTSDAILGGNTSPHAALVNKLDLMIRAHYPLLYIVSVEEEPVEDVLLDVAGRIGAERKILMWDIVRGWDDNGADKGSIMGALLRIRSDTKDPTIFVLRDLHPILKMHYPYSDKHSPVVRELRTLARELKRSRKTLIILSHALELPADLMEEVTVVDFPLPNVEEINYLISQLVVPEKLKITGLAREQLIKACQGLSRARIQRVLAKALAAKQHINETDIDGVLEEKKQTIRQTGILEFYTSKESLKNVGGLENLKQWVRMRQDAFSEEARRYGIPNPKGVLLVGIQGTGKSLSAKTIAHEWRLPLLRLDSGRLFAGIVGESENQVRKMIQVAEAMAPCVLWIDEIDKAFGSLTMGADGDSGTSRRVFGSLITWMQEKTSPVFIVATANNVRILPAELLRKGRFDEIFFLNLPTETERKEIFKVHLQRLRPSRLREFDLGLLSRQAKNFSGAEIEQVIIDAMHRAFGRGTNGQRQDFTTEDILRSTEETVPLAAIARAQILDLKQWAAEAGARTASNDSHLVEELKKYTIQRGIDPLEVD from the coding sequence ATGGATATCAATGCAACAGCCCCCGGCGTCCTCGCCAAAATTCGGGATAGAATTCCAATGAGCAATACTCCAAAGCAGCCCGGAACCTCTGATGCCATCCTGGGCGGTAACACCAGCCCCCATGCCGCGCTGGTGAATAAGCTGGATTTAATGATCCGCGCCCATTACCCCCTGCTTTACATCGTTAGCGTAGAAGAAGAACCCGTAGAGGACGTTTTGCTCGATGTGGCTGGACGGATCGGCGCAGAGCGCAAAATATTAATGTGGGATATCGTGCGCGGCTGGGATGACAACGGTGCCGATAAAGGCTCGATCATGGGCGCATTGTTGCGGATTCGCAGCGATACCAAAGACCCCACTATCTTTGTGCTGCGCGATTTGCACCCTATTTTAAAAATGCACTATCCCTACAGCGATAAGCATTCCCCAGTGGTGCGAGAGTTGAGAACTCTAGCGCGAGAACTGAAACGCAGTCGCAAAACGTTAATAATCCTCAGTCACGCCCTAGAACTGCCAGCAGATTTGATGGAAGAAGTGACCGTAGTTGATTTCCCCTTGCCCAACGTGGAAGAAATTAATTACCTAATTTCCCAACTGGTAGTCCCTGAAAAATTAAAGATAACTGGATTAGCACGGGAACAGCTAATAAAAGCTTGCCAAGGATTAAGTCGAGCCAGAATTCAGCGCGTCTTAGCGAAGGCTTTGGCAGCTAAACAACATATCAATGAAACGGATATTGACGGAGTGTTGGAGGAGAAAAAGCAAACAATTCGCCAGACAGGGATTTTAGAGTTTTACACTTCCAAAGAATCCCTGAAAAATGTGGGTGGATTGGAGAATTTGAAACAGTGGGTGCGGATGCGCCAAGATGCATTTAGTGAAGAAGCTAGACGCTATGGAATTCCTAACCCCAAAGGTGTATTGCTGGTGGGAATTCAAGGTACTGGTAAATCGCTTTCAGCTAAGACTATCGCTCATGAATGGCGATTGCCTTTATTGCGCTTAGATTCGGGACGCTTGTTTGCTGGAATTGTCGGCGAAAGCGAAAACCAAGTGCGGAAGATGATTCAGGTAGCTGAAGCAATGGCTCCCTGCGTGCTGTGGATTGATGAAATTGATAAGGCGTTTGGCAGCCTGACAATGGGCGCCGATGGAGATTCTGGAACTTCGCGGCGTGTATTTGGCAGTTTGATTACCTGGATGCAGGAGAAAACTAGCCCGGTGTTTATTGTGGCGACTGCGAATAACGTGCGAATTTTGCCTGCGGAGTTGTTGAGAAAGGGGCGATTTGATGAGATTTTCTTTTTGAATTTGCCGACAGAAACAGAACGTAAGGAAATTTTCAAAGTGCATTTGCAGCGCTTGCGTCCTAGTCGCTTGCGCGAGTTTGATTTAGGGTTGTTGTCTCGTCAAGCGAAAAATTTCAGCGGTGCTGAGATTGAGCAGGTGATTATTGATGCGATGCACAGGGCGTTTGGACGAGGAACCAATGGCCAAAGGCAGGATTTTACAACAGAGGATATACTGCGTTCAACAGAAGAGACGGTACCCTTAGCTGCGATCGCTCGCGCCCAAATCTTAGACTTGAAACAATGGGCGGCTGAAGCTGGTGCTAGAACTGCTTCTAATGATAGCCACCTGGTTGAGGAATTGAAAAAATATACAATCCAGCGCGGAATTGACCCCCTAGAAGTTGATTAA
- a CDS encoding glutathione peroxidase — MSTTVADIAVKTINGEEKQLGEYAGNVLLIVNVASQCGYTPQYTGLEKLNEKYGSQGLRVLGFPCNDFGAQEPGSPEEIMNFCTTNFGVKFDMFDKVKAKGSGQHPLYNRLTNAVDPKGDVGWNFEKFLVNKQGEVVARFKSGVKPDSPELIAAIEKELAK; from the coding sequence ATGAGTACCACAGTCGCAGACATCGCAGTAAAAACCATCAACGGTGAAGAAAAGCAGCTTGGGGAGTACGCCGGGAATGTTTTGCTGATTGTCAACGTCGCGTCGCAGTGCGGCTATACGCCTCAATACACGGGGCTGGAAAAATTAAACGAGAAGTACGGTAGCCAAGGATTGCGCGTCCTCGGTTTCCCCTGCAACGATTTCGGCGCGCAGGAACCAGGTAGCCCTGAAGAAATTATGAATTTCTGCACTACCAATTTTGGCGTTAAATTCGATATGTTCGACAAAGTTAAGGCCAAAGGTTCGGGACAGCACCCGCTTTATAATCGCCTCACCAATGCAGTCGATCCAAAAGGCGATGTAGGCTGGAACTTTGAAAAATTCTTAGTCAACAAACAAGGCGAAGTTGTAGCGCGATTCAAGAGCGGCGTCAAGCCAGATTCACCAGAATTGATTGCAGCAATTGAGAAGGAATTAGCTAAATAA
- a CDS encoding DUF1824 family protein gives MQNKTNLTVQEAHKILKAFDCINNNTASTPNKALIREALLLTTDFSDYEILGICADTAEQGILALKSYADALGYEPNLNIGAIAGPVYIKFNPKTNLCYIDSYQGNHRGVLVSCQSAYDGGINEMYGHLPLDLFLAEA, from the coding sequence ATGCAAAACAAAACTAATCTCACAGTTCAAGAGGCACACAAGATTCTTAAGGCTTTCGACTGCATAAACAACAATACTGCATCAACACCAAATAAAGCCTTAATTCGCGAAGCTCTACTTCTTACAACCGATTTTTCCGATTACGAAATATTAGGAATTTGCGCTGATACAGCAGAGCAGGGTATCTTGGCCCTAAAAAGTTATGCAGATGCTTTGGGCTATGAACCAAATTTGAATATAGGAGCGATCGCAGGGCCAGTTTATATCAAATTCAACCCCAAAACCAACTTGTGTTATATCGATTCCTATCAAGGAAATCATCGCGGCGTGCTTGTATCCTGCCAATCTGCCTATGATGGGGGAATCAACGAAATGTACGGTCATTTACCACTAGATTTATTTTTGGCTGAAGCTTAA